A portion of the Acidisarcina polymorpha genome contains these proteins:
- a CDS encoding GH116 family glycosyl-hydrolase has translation MKLASLSATVCSLFLLLTGAAWGGDNIPKAAWTRPLGEPLANPGVTRSHGDIDDGYWQGVPVGGFGAGTFSRSYRGDFNRWHIKAAVHKYEPIYANQFAVFEQAGSDTPPVAQALLNGHPEGNELSSWKWDYPVGAGNYYALNPKAWFDYKYDKFPAHLTLEQFSPVLPGNYKESSYPVAIYRWHADNPTNKTVTVSVLLSWTNMSGWFRTFTRDFKGAPNQGNFNTYKSEDVAGAGKMKGIVFDRLRAGTAPNEWDGQFVIASIDSPGVEITYHNSYQTEGDGHAIWTPFSKDGRLDNNDKSWVSDKEKLGGAIAVRFTLKPGESRIIPMVVAWDFPLVQFGEGRKWERRYTDFYGTSGTNAWTIARDGLLHASEWSDAIDKWQAPYVNDESKPLWYRGMLFNELYVLTDGGTFWGRQPGSDPKAPATFALLECFDYAYYGTLDVRFYASLPLLKFWPDVDKQVLREFSDTVAKEWPEQGMWVWKSDLEGQPVTHKRKKSAPCRMTLACRRAIHSSLSTSRAFRTPTTGKTSTRNSC, from the coding sequence TTGAAACTCGCATCGCTCTCTGCAACAGTGTGTTCTTTGTTTCTTCTACTCACCGGCGCAGCATGGGGCGGCGACAACATCCCCAAGGCCGCATGGACACGCCCACTCGGCGAGCCGCTCGCTAATCCTGGCGTCACCCGCTCTCACGGGGACATCGATGACGGCTACTGGCAAGGCGTCCCGGTTGGCGGTTTCGGTGCAGGCACCTTTTCTCGCAGCTATCGAGGCGATTTCAATCGCTGGCACATCAAAGCCGCGGTCCACAAGTATGAGCCGATCTATGCGAACCAGTTCGCCGTCTTCGAGCAGGCGGGAAGCGACACTCCACCGGTTGCGCAGGCGCTTCTGAACGGCCACCCCGAAGGCAACGAGCTTTCATCGTGGAAATGGGACTACCCGGTCGGCGCAGGCAACTACTATGCGCTCAATCCCAAGGCGTGGTTCGACTACAAGTACGACAAGTTCCCCGCCCACCTGACGCTCGAACAGTTCTCGCCCGTCCTCCCCGGCAACTACAAGGAGTCCAGCTATCCGGTCGCCATCTATCGCTGGCATGCCGACAACCCGACGAACAAAACTGTAACCGTGTCCGTACTTTTATCATGGACAAATATGTCCGGCTGGTTCCGCACCTTTACCCGCGACTTTAAAGGCGCTCCCAATCAAGGCAATTTCAATACCTACAAAAGTGAAGACGTCGCCGGCGCCGGCAAGATGAAAGGCATCGTCTTCGACCGACTGCGCGCTGGCACTGCGCCCAACGAGTGGGACGGTCAGTTCGTCATAGCCTCCATCGACTCGCCTGGAGTCGAGATCACCTATCACAACTCGTACCAGACGGAAGGCGACGGCCATGCCATCTGGACGCCGTTCTCCAAGGACGGTCGCCTCGACAACAACGACAAGAGCTGGGTCAGTGATAAGGAAAAGCTTGGCGGCGCCATCGCAGTCCGCTTCACCCTCAAGCCCGGCGAAAGCAGAATCATCCCCATGGTGGTTGCATGGGATTTCCCGCTCGTCCAGTTTGGCGAGGGCCGCAAATGGGAGCGCCGCTACACTGACTTCTACGGGACCTCCGGCACCAACGCGTGGACCATCGCCAGAGACGGTCTGCTGCACGCCTCCGAATGGAGCGACGCGATCGACAAATGGCAGGCTCCTTACGTCAACGACGAGAGCAAGCCTCTCTGGTATCGCGGCATGCTTTTCAACGAACTCTACGTCCTCACCGATGGCGGAACCTTCTGGGGACGCCAGCCAGGCTCTGATCCAAAGGCGCCTGCCACCTTTGCCCTGCTGGAGTGTTTCGACTACGCCTACTACGGCACACTCGATGTCCGCTTCTACGCGTCTCTACCGCTTCTGAAATTCTGGCCGGATGTTGATAAGCAAGTGCTGCGGGAGTTTTCCGACACCGTCGCCAAAGAGTGGCCCGAGCAGGGCATGTGGGTATGGAAGAGCGATCTCGAGGGCCAGCCCGTCACCCACAAGCGAAAAAAATCGGCGCCGTGCCGCATGACCTTGGCGTGCCGGAGGGCGATCCATTCATCTCTGTCAACGAGCCGGGCATTCAGGACACCAACGACTGGAAAGACCTCAACTCGAAATTCGTGTTGA
- a CDS encoding Gfo/Idh/MocA family protein — MSTKKIGIIMHGITGRMGYNQHLLQSIVAIRDQGGVALPNGDRVVPDPILLGRNEEKVRTLANRHGVTRVAKDVATALANPEDIIFFDAGSTQMRAALLKQAIAAGKHVYCEKPLSETLEESVALVRLADAKGIKSGIVQDKLYLPGLRKIRMLRDSGFFGRILSVRGEFGYWVFEGDWQPAQRPSWNYRKADGGGIILDMLPHWRYVMDNLFGEVKAVSCLGATHIPERVDEHGQAYKADADDAAYATFQLAGGVIAQINSSWSVRVKRDDLVTFQVDGTLGSAVCGLTHCYTQHRVNTPRPVWNPEQPQTIKFQEQWEEVPDNQVYENGFKLQWEDFIRHVAADTPWRYNLLEGAKGVQLAELGLKSWAERRWIDIPPLSLETGK; from the coding sequence GTGTCAACCAAAAAAATAGGCATCATCATGCACGGCATCACAGGACGCATGGGTTACAACCAGCACCTGCTGCAGTCAATTGTGGCGATCCGGGACCAGGGTGGGGTGGCGCTTCCCAACGGTGACCGGGTGGTGCCCGATCCCATTCTTCTAGGCCGCAACGAAGAAAAGGTGCGCACGCTGGCAAACCGCCATGGAGTGACCCGAGTTGCCAAGGATGTCGCTACGGCGCTAGCCAATCCTGAGGACATCATCTTTTTTGACGCCGGCTCAACGCAGATGCGTGCTGCTCTGCTGAAGCAGGCCATCGCGGCGGGCAAGCATGTGTACTGCGAGAAGCCGCTTTCGGAGACGCTGGAAGAATCAGTAGCGCTGGTGCGACTGGCGGATGCCAAGGGTATAAAGAGCGGCATCGTGCAGGACAAACTGTATCTGCCGGGACTGCGCAAGATCCGGATGCTGCGCGATTCAGGTTTCTTCGGGCGCATTCTTTCAGTGCGCGGCGAGTTCGGCTACTGGGTGTTTGAAGGGGACTGGCAGCCAGCGCAGCGTCCGTCATGGAACTATCGCAAGGCCGATGGCGGGGGCATTATTCTCGACATGCTGCCGCATTGGCGCTATGTGATGGACAACCTCTTTGGCGAAGTGAAGGCGGTAAGCTGCCTGGGCGCGACGCATATTCCTGAGCGAGTCGACGAGCATGGCCAAGCGTATAAGGCCGATGCCGACGATGCCGCGTATGCGACCTTCCAGTTGGCAGGCGGCGTGATCGCGCAGATCAACTCTTCGTGGTCGGTGCGGGTGAAGCGCGATGACCTTGTGACCTTCCAGGTGGATGGGACGCTTGGATCTGCGGTCTGCGGATTGACGCACTGTTACACGCAGCACCGTGTGAACACCCCGCGTCCGGTATGGAACCCTGAGCAGCCGCAGACAATCAAGTTTCAAGAGCAGTGGGAGGAAGTCCCCGACAACCAGGTCTACGAGAATGGCTTCAAGCTGCAGTGGGAGGACTTCATCCGCCACGTGGCAGCGGATACGCCATGGAGATATAACCTGCTGGAGGGGGCGAAGGGCGTACAGCTGGCGGAGCTTGGATTGAAGAGCTGGGCCGAGCGGCGCTGGATCGATATTCCTCCGCTGTCGCTGGAGACGGGAAAATAA
- a CDS encoding dihydrodipicolinate synthase family protein — protein sequence MPLTIKLPNSSGGIENYTVANMPLPAPDKTAPRSFNRVAYSAAHVVVNPLADDNPWVDQSFDWERTIAFRHYLWDLGLGVAEAMDTAQRGMGLNWAGAKELIRHSLAAAKSRPDALIACGIGTDHLVPGAEVTVDDVIQAYEEQAEFVEGLGGRLIMMASRALVAAAKTPEDYVRVYDRILRQAKEPVILHWLGEMFDPALDGYWGSRDHLAAMDVCVDIINLHAEKVDGVKISLLSAEKEITMRRRLVPGVRMYTGDDFNYAELIAGDERGYSHALLGIFDAIAPAASLALAELGAGNQAEFYEILAPTVPLSRHIFKAPTRFYKTGVVFLSYLNGLQDHFLMLGGQQSARSLVHLAELFRLADAARVLHDPEVAVERMRRVLAVGGVA from the coding sequence ATGCCTCTGACCATCAAGCTGCCTAACAGCAGCGGCGGTATCGAGAATTACACGGTCGCGAACATGCCATTGCCTGCGCCGGATAAGACTGCACCGCGCAGCTTCAACCGGGTGGCGTACTCGGCGGCGCATGTTGTGGTCAATCCGCTGGCAGATGACAATCCGTGGGTCGACCAGAGCTTCGATTGGGAGCGTACGATTGCTTTCCGCCATTACCTGTGGGACCTGGGCCTGGGCGTGGCGGAAGCTATGGACACGGCGCAGCGCGGTATGGGACTGAACTGGGCGGGAGCGAAAGAACTGATCCGCCATTCGCTCGCTGCTGCGAAGAGCAGGCCGGATGCGCTGATTGCCTGCGGCATCGGCACCGACCATCTGGTTCCCGGCGCGGAAGTGACGGTCGATGACGTCATTCAGGCCTACGAGGAACAGGCCGAATTTGTCGAAGGCCTTGGCGGGCGTCTCATCATGATGGCGAGCCGCGCTCTGGTGGCGGCTGCCAAGACTCCGGAAGACTATGTTCGTGTCTACGACCGTATTCTGCGGCAAGCGAAGGAGCCGGTGATTCTGCACTGGCTGGGAGAAATGTTCGACCCGGCACTCGACGGCTACTGGGGCTCGCGAGATCACCTGGCGGCTATGGATGTCTGCGTGGACATCATTAACCTCCATGCGGAAAAGGTGGACGGAGTGAAGATCTCTCTGCTTTCTGCTGAGAAGGAGATCACGATGCGCCGGCGACTCGTACCGGGCGTGCGGATGTATACCGGCGACGACTTCAACTATGCCGAATTGATCGCAGGCGATGAACGGGGCTATTCGCATGCGCTGCTCGGCATCTTCGATGCGATTGCCCCGGCTGCTTCGTTGGCTTTGGCGGAGCTTGGGGCAGGCAATCAGGCGGAATTTTACGAAATCCTCGCACCGACCGTGCCGCTGTCGCGACATATCTTCAAAGCTCCTACACGCTTTTACAAAACAGGAGTCGTATTCCTTTCCTATCTCAACGGGCTGCAAGATCACTTCTTGATGCTCGGCGGCCAGCAGAGCGCCCGGTCGCTGGTTCATCTGGCGGAGCTGTTCCGGCTAGCGGATGCGGCGCGGGTGCTGCATGATCCGGAGGTAGCAGTAGAACGGATGCGGCGCGTGCTTGCCGTTGGCGGCGTCGCGTGA
- a CDS encoding sugar phosphate isomerase/epimerase family protein has translation MSINLATVRRQYNFAQAVDACLIQGITSIAPWRDQVEAIGLQEAVRIVEANKLRVTGLCRGGMFPAADKEGLAAAIDDNKRAIDEAAALHADCLVLVVGGLPAGSRDLPSARQMVTDGIAAILSYAREQKMPLAIEPLHPMYAADRACINTLEQALDVCDLLGEGVGVVVDVYHVWWDPRISGQIARAGAAGRILGHHVCDWLAPTRDLLLDRGMMGDGVIDLKAIRAAIEKSGYHGPQEVEIFSSENWWKRPGEEVLSTCAERYLTTCRL, from the coding sequence TTGTCGATCAATCTGGCCACGGTGCGTCGCCAGTACAATTTTGCGCAGGCGGTGGACGCGTGCCTCATCCAGGGAATTACCAGTATCGCTCCATGGCGCGACCAGGTGGAGGCCATCGGTTTGCAGGAAGCAGTCCGAATTGTGGAAGCGAATAAGCTGCGCGTCACTGGATTGTGCCGGGGCGGCATGTTTCCAGCAGCGGATAAAGAAGGGCTTGCCGCGGCGATTGACGACAACAAGCGCGCCATCGATGAAGCCGCGGCACTCCATGCAGACTGTCTGGTGCTTGTCGTTGGCGGGCTTCCGGCGGGTTCGCGCGACTTGCCATCAGCGCGGCAGATGGTGACGGACGGCATTGCGGCCATTCTGTCGTACGCGCGGGAGCAGAAGATGCCTCTCGCCATCGAGCCGCTGCACCCGATGTATGCGGCAGACCGCGCCTGCATCAACACCCTGGAACAGGCGCTCGACGTATGTGACCTGCTGGGCGAGGGCGTGGGCGTGGTGGTGGATGTTTATCACGTTTGGTGGGACCCGAGGATCTCCGGACAGATTGCCCGTGCCGGCGCGGCAGGGCGGATCCTGGGCCACCACGTCTGCGACTGGCTGGCGCCGACGCGCGACTTATTGCTTGACCGGGGTATGATGGGCGACGGCGTAATCGATCTGAAAGCGATCCGGGCTGCGATTGAAAAGTCTGGGTACCATGGGCCGCAGGAAGTGGAGATTTTCTCGTCCGAAAACTGGTGGAAGCGGCCGGGCGAGGAAGTTCTATCCACCTGCGCTGAGCGTTACCTAACAACATGCAGGCTATAA
- a CDS encoding NAD-dependent succinate-semialdehyde dehydrogenase produces the protein MSFTSINPTTGEVLNTYPEHSQEEVETRLQSAWDGWQRWSKTPLSERTGFLLRLADLLEQRADEYGRLITLEMGKPIGEAVNEVKKAATGARHFAQEGPAYLAPERIPGMPGRIEYQSLGPILAIMPWNLPFWQVLRFFIPTAMVGNSVVVKHAETVQGCALAIEKLISDAGAPEGLYVNLSVQREAAPKVIADPRIRAVTVTGSVAAGRAVAEIAGRYGKKVVLELGGSDPFIVLEDADLAKAAQLGVVSRYSNNAQSCIAAKRFFIAEQVAETFTKAFLGHAAGLKVGDPLLTETKLGPLARKDLLANTERQVKAAVAEGASVLLGGKALEGPGYFYPPTVLSGLPHDAAVAGEEFFGPVALFYTFKTEEEAIQLANDSEFGLGASVWSQNSERANAVALQLEAGAVFLNDFVRSDPRAPFGGMKASGFGRELGGLGARELTNAKFVWEQK, from the coding sequence ATGTCTTTTACATCGATCAACCCGACGACAGGCGAAGTGCTGAACACCTATCCCGAACATAGCCAGGAGGAGGTAGAGACGCGGCTGCAGAGTGCGTGGGATGGCTGGCAGAGGTGGTCAAAGACACCGCTGAGCGAGCGCACCGGGTTTCTGCTGCGCCTCGCCGACTTGCTGGAGCAGCGCGCTGATGAGTATGGCCGCCTGATCACGCTCGAAATGGGCAAGCCCATTGGCGAGGCCGTAAATGAAGTGAAGAAGGCGGCGACGGGGGCCCGTCATTTCGCGCAGGAAGGACCGGCATATCTTGCGCCGGAGCGAATTCCTGGGATGCCGGGACGCATTGAGTATCAATCGTTAGGGCCGATCCTCGCGATCATGCCGTGGAACTTGCCGTTCTGGCAGGTGTTGCGATTCTTCATACCAACCGCGATGGTAGGCAATTCGGTGGTTGTCAAGCATGCGGAGACGGTGCAGGGATGCGCGCTGGCGATCGAAAAGCTGATCAGCGATGCGGGCGCGCCGGAAGGCTTGTATGTGAACCTTTCCGTGCAGCGAGAGGCAGCGCCGAAGGTGATTGCCGATCCTCGCATTCGCGCTGTGACGGTGACGGGCAGCGTGGCTGCCGGCCGTGCGGTAGCAGAGATCGCAGGCCGCTATGGAAAGAAAGTCGTGCTCGAGCTGGGCGGTTCTGATCCGTTCATCGTGCTGGAAGATGCAGACCTCGCAAAGGCAGCGCAGCTCGGTGTCGTGTCGCGCTACTCCAACAACGCGCAAAGCTGCATTGCAGCGAAGCGGTTCTTCATCGCCGAGCAGGTAGCGGAGACGTTCACCAAGGCATTTCTTGGACATGCCGCGGGTCTGAAGGTGGGCGATCCGCTGCTGACGGAGACAAAGCTTGGACCGCTGGCGCGCAAAGACCTGCTTGCAAATACCGAACGGCAAGTGAAGGCCGCGGTGGCTGAGGGAGCGAGTGTGTTGCTTGGCGGCAAGGCTTTGGAAGGGCCGGGATATTTCTACCCGCCGACGGTGCTGAGCGGATTGCCGCATGATGCGGCTGTGGCTGGCGAAGAGTTCTTTGGCCCGGTGGCGCTGTTCTACACCTTCAAGACGGAAGAAGAGGCTATCCAACTGGCAAATGACAGCGAGTTTGGCTTAGGCGCGTCCGTCTGGAGCCAGAATTCGGAGCGTGCGAATGCGGTGGCTTTGCAGCTTGAAGCGGGAGCGGTGTTCCTTAATGATTTCGTGCGCTCCGATCCGCGCGCGCCATTTGGCGGGATGAAGGCTTCCGGCTTTGGACGCGAGCTGGGCGGGCTTGGCGCGCGTGAACTGACCAATGCGAAGTTTGTCTGGGAACAGAAGTAA
- a CDS encoding RNA polymerase sigma factor — MRVPASSVLFEQLALPLLPALYSHAFWLSRNHAEAEDIVQETIAKALRAFSSFQTGTNFKAWIFRILRNTFLTSRTGIAASRTVFLEDLADLLEVTDTNPSPEDHLLRLNNQAALTEALERLHPQLREVLLLCEVEELKYKEIAIVLDIPVGTVMSRISRARRTLYEDLRQQLGGSV; from the coding sequence ATGCGCGTCCCCGCCAGTAGCGTGCTCTTCGAACAGCTTGCACTGCCTCTGCTGCCTGCGCTCTACAGCCACGCATTCTGGCTAAGCCGCAATCATGCAGAGGCCGAAGACATCGTGCAGGAGACCATTGCCAAAGCTCTCCGCGCCTTCAGTTCCTTTCAAACCGGCACCAACTTCAAGGCGTGGATCTTCCGTATCTTGCGCAATACGTTCCTCACGTCGCGCACTGGCATCGCGGCTTCGCGCACAGTGTTTCTGGAAGACCTGGCTGATCTGCTCGAAGTTACGGACACCAACCCGTCCCCGGAAGATCACCTGCTCCGTCTGAACAACCAGGCGGCATTGACCGAGGCGTTGGAACGTCTGCATCCTCAACTTCGTGAAGTTCTGCTACTTTGCGAAGTCGAGGAGCTTAAGTACAAGGAAATCGCCATAGTTCTCGACATTCCGGTCGGTACCGTCATGTCGCGCATTTCTCGTGCACGGCGGACGCTTTACGAAGATCTGCGACAACAGCTCGGGGGGTCGGTATGA
- a CDS encoding anti-sigma factor family protein, translating into MIQDHKHLSHDEASAFIDGELSASAALDLEQHLTTCHSCTMLIVSAMQLKAATARAYERVVAPPEALSRLAAQLRPDAAKRPARVSFGLWAWGALAASVILVASFIGWRQTRQSNNLAAELLDQHLAVLSSGAPPEVISSDRHTVKPWFQGRLPFSFNLPEVLPDGTTLNGGDLTYLHGQPAALLLFNIGKHRASVFLIQRSRNGSASVSSGSQSGFVIQYAKTQDLGITAVSDVNPSDLALLMSALVEAQSPR; encoded by the coding sequence ATGATTCAAGACCACAAACATCTGAGTCACGATGAAGCGAGCGCCTTCATTGACGGTGAGCTCTCTGCGAGCGCTGCGCTTGACCTTGAGCAACACTTGACCACGTGCCATTCGTGCACCATGCTCATTGTTTCTGCCATGCAGCTAAAAGCTGCCACCGCACGTGCCTACGAGCGCGTTGTTGCTCCGCCTGAGGCGCTCAGCCGCCTGGCCGCGCAACTTCGTCCCGACGCGGCGAAGAGGCCGGCGCGTGTCAGTTTTGGTTTATGGGCCTGGGGCGCTCTGGCCGCAAGCGTGATCCTTGTGGCGTCTTTCATCGGGTGGCGACAAACTCGGCAGTCTAACAACCTCGCTGCGGAGCTGCTCGATCAACATCTGGCTGTCTTATCCAGTGGCGCGCCGCCCGAGGTCATCTCAAGCGATCGTCATACAGTCAAACCCTGGTTCCAGGGTAGATTGCCATTCAGCTTCAACCTGCCCGAGGTTTTGCCTGATGGTACTACGCTCAACGGCGGCGATCTCACCTATCTTCACGGACAGCCCGCGGCGCTACTCCTCTTCAACATCGGCAAGCATCGTGCGTCGGTCTTCCTTATCCAGAGATCCCGAAATGGAAGTGCATCGGTGTCGTCAGGATCTCAGTCCGGATTCGTCATTCAGTACGCCAAGACTCAGGACCTGGGTATCACCGCTGTGAGCGACGTGAATCCTTCCGACCTTGCTCTTCTTATGTCCGCCCTGGTGGAGGCACAATCACCTCGCTAG
- a CDS encoding sensor domain-containing phosphodiesterase, with translation MNAEQVRAGLRNNEFVPFFQPVVVLHSGEVAGMEVLARWQHGSLGVVLPGAFVGVAEQAGVIGELTGMLMQKAFRAATLLPEPQWLAFNVSPYMLHDLTLPERILEAATAVAFPLDRVVIEITESALLENLQHAQAISMELKTHGCRLALDDFGTGYSSLLHLQSLPFDGLKVDRSFVGSMTENRESRKIVSAVVGLGQSLGLTTVAEGVETGEQAEMLLLLGCEMGQGWLFGKPVPAERLSDAITMRAPVRLRPNSSVWRDISYNSPPGQRLSHLQALYDGAPVGLAFLSPELRYISINQQLAAMNGAPVHSHLGRLVSEMIPGVYPQLEIHLQRALGGAPVHAVEITREADDGRPEETFLVSYLPAFDEANEVVGISVAIVDVTTRRRTEAALRESEDHYRHMVELSPQIPWVLDEHGMATMISPRWQQITGMSEEDSRGRGFIRGLHPDDQERVTESIEHSLRTGEPIDVECRVRAASGEWRWIRSRGAPRHDKDGKIIRWYGSADDVETQKQLEEELRRRAGEDRFLPI, from the coding sequence ATGAACGCTGAACAAGTTCGAGCAGGGCTACGGAACAATGAGTTTGTGCCGTTTTTCCAGCCAGTTGTGGTTCTTCATTCAGGCGAAGTTGCTGGGATGGAAGTTCTGGCCCGGTGGCAGCATGGAAGTCTTGGCGTCGTGCTGCCCGGAGCATTTGTCGGTGTTGCCGAGCAAGCAGGCGTGATCGGCGAACTGACGGGAATGTTGATGCAGAAGGCATTCAGGGCCGCCACCTTGCTGCCCGAGCCTCAGTGGCTCGCCTTTAATGTTTCCCCATACATGCTGCATGATCTCACACTCCCGGAACGGATTCTAGAGGCAGCGACTGCAGTTGCATTTCCTCTCGATCGGGTGGTCATCGAGATTACGGAGAGCGCTCTGCTCGAGAACCTGCAGCATGCGCAGGCCATCTCGATGGAACTCAAGACGCACGGGTGCCGCTTAGCGCTTGATGATTTCGGTACGGGCTACTCCAGCCTGCTTCATCTACAGTCGTTGCCCTTCGACGGATTAAAGGTGGACCGCAGCTTCGTAGGCTCGATGACAGAAAATCGGGAGAGCCGCAAGATTGTTTCTGCGGTCGTCGGTCTCGGACAAAGCCTGGGCTTGACCACGGTTGCTGAGGGGGTGGAAACCGGGGAACAGGCTGAAATGCTGCTGTTGCTGGGGTGCGAGATGGGCCAGGGCTGGCTCTTCGGTAAGCCCGTTCCGGCGGAACGGCTGAGCGACGCAATCACCATGCGGGCGCCTGTTCGGTTACGGCCCAACTCCAGCGTCTGGCGGGATATCTCCTACAATTCCCCTCCTGGCCAGCGGCTCTCTCACCTGCAGGCCCTGTATGACGGCGCTCCCGTGGGCCTTGCCTTTCTCAGCCCTGAGTTGCGCTACATCAGCATCAACCAGCAGCTCGCAGCGATGAACGGTGCTCCGGTCCACAGTCATTTGGGCCGGCTTGTCAGTGAAATGATCCCGGGAGTATATCCTCAGCTTGAAATCCACTTGCAGCGTGCCTTGGGAGGAGCGCCGGTCCATGCAGTGGAGATCACGCGCGAAGCGGATGACGGACGGCCCGAGGAGACCTTCCTGGTCTCCTACCTACCCGCCTTCGACGAAGCGAACGAGGTGGTGGGCATCTCCGTAGCAATCGTTGATGTCACTACCCGCAGGCGAACGGAAGCGGCGCTGCGGGAGAGCGAAGATCACTATCGCCATATGGTCGAGTTGAGCCCGCAGATCCCATGGGTGCTCGACGAACATGGCATGGCAACGATGATCAGTCCGCGCTGGCAGCAGATCACGGGGATGAGCGAAGAGGACTCTCGCGGACGAGGATTTATTCGTGGGCTTCATCCGGACGATCAGGAGCGCGTGACGGAAAGCATCGAACACTCTTTACGCACCGGAGAGCCCATCGATGTGGAGTGCCGCGTCCGCGCTGCCAGCGGAGAGTGGCGCTGGATCCGTTCCCGCGGAGCTCCGCGGCACGACAAAGATGGAAAAATCATCCGCTGGTACGGCAGCGCCGACGATGTCGAAACGCAGAAGCAGTTGGAGGAAGAACTGCGGAGGCGAGCAGGGGAAGATCGTTTTCTACCTATCTAA
- a CDS encoding sugar MFS transporter: MAIVNAGSARTVSAHPADHTNYGAMAMVTTLFFAWGFCTVLNDAVIPHLQSVFDLSYVQASLIQLAFFSSYFVFALPAGKLVEWIGYQRTMVVGLVLMASGALLFVPAASVATYAFFLCAEVVLAAGVTVLQVAANPYVTILGPPETASSRLNLTQAFNTLGDSVAPYIGGVLILGGAAAALPRGEHLQGAALTAYRIQQAASIKLPFIAIASAATVLALAVALFRFPRIAITREFRPTDLGVKQEHVWNHPHLYLGAIGIFIYVGAEVSIGSYMVKYFADPKIAGLPLERAAKLVTFYWFGMMVGRFIGSAAMQRIAANKMLAWSGLGAGLLVLASLLGTGYFAVVTILAVGLFNSIMFPTIFTLAVAELGPLTGRGSGLLVQAIVGGAVFPVFMGFLADKFGIHRSLLMPLLCYLYVIYYGWRGYRIRPTEPQTHLQALVE, translated from the coding sequence ATGGCAATCGTAAATGCGGGCAGCGCGCGGACCGTTTCCGCTCATCCCGCCGACCATACGAACTACGGCGCGATGGCCATGGTCACCACGCTCTTTTTCGCATGGGGCTTTTGCACCGTTCTGAACGATGCTGTTATTCCGCATCTTCAGTCTGTTTTTGATTTGAGCTACGTTCAGGCGTCTCTGATACAACTCGCCTTCTTTAGCTCGTATTTCGTTTTCGCCCTGCCGGCGGGCAAACTGGTCGAGTGGATCGGCTACCAGCGAACCATGGTCGTCGGGCTGGTCCTGATGGCGTCCGGTGCGCTGCTCTTCGTACCGGCCGCAAGCGTTGCCACCTACGCGTTCTTCCTCTGTGCAGAGGTAGTGCTGGCGGCCGGCGTGACCGTCCTGCAGGTCGCGGCGAACCCATATGTCACCATCCTGGGGCCTCCGGAAACAGCTTCAAGCCGGCTGAATCTGACTCAGGCCTTCAATACGCTTGGCGACAGCGTTGCGCCATATATCGGCGGCGTTTTGATTCTTGGCGGAGCCGCCGCCGCCCTGCCGAGGGGCGAGCATCTCCAGGGAGCGGCCCTCACCGCCTATCGCATTCAACAGGCTGCCAGCATCAAGCTGCCATTTATCGCGATTGCCAGCGCAGCGACGGTCCTCGCGCTCGCTGTCGCGCTCTTTCGTTTCCCTCGCATCGCGATCACTCGCGAATTTCGCCCGACAGATCTGGGTGTGAAGCAGGAACACGTGTGGAACCATCCCCACCTCTATCTTGGTGCGATCGGCATTTTTATTTACGTTGGCGCTGAGGTCTCCATCGGTAGCTACATGGTCAAATATTTTGCCGATCCCAAGATAGCCGGACTGCCCCTGGAAAGAGCCGCAAAGCTGGTTACCTTTTACTGGTTCGGCATGATGGTCGGACGATTCATCGGCTCGGCAGCCATGCAGCGCATCGCCGCAAATAAGATGCTTGCCTGGAGCGGCCTTGGAGCGGGCCTGCTGGTGTTGGCCTCGCTGCTTGGTACAGGTTATTTCGCCGTGGTCACGATCCTTGCCGTCGGTCTTTTCAACTCCATCATGTTTCCCACAATCTTCACGCTGGCGGTCGCCGAGTTGGGTCCCCTCACCGGGCGAGGATCAGGCTTGCTGGTACAAGCGATCGTCGGCGGAGCGGTCTTTCCGGTGTTCATGGGATTCCTGGCCGACAAGTTCGGCATCCACCGCTCGCTGCTGATGCCGCTGCTCTGCTATCTATATGTGATTTATTACGGCTGGAGAGGCTACCGTATCCGGCCAACGGAACCGCAAACCCACCTTCAGGCACTCGTTGAGTAG